From one Amia ocellicauda isolate fAmiCal2 chromosome 17, fAmiCal2.hap1, whole genome shotgun sequence genomic stretch:
- the LOC136713060 gene encoding uncharacterized protein LOC136713060: MVFGGRKLTASISRKAIHMTSLVLLENEQEFQQFKEELEAAHLQELQQVQNALIQQQNQWEIEKTEELKKQHEILEEVSRRALETVKEEQERERRNMLSLQNKVVEFQNKVQELQCERRLQQQEQQVAQNTICGALREEQQREILCRRLDLQQDKERELDKLRLVLEQVKEENVKLRTKLTKTARREEEALAQAECQHRAWALDLVMQCQRIQELLPQTGATGSPTHLPYRSATNLHCKYV; this comes from the exons ATGGTTTTTGGGGGGCGTAAATTAACTGCTTCCATATCCCGCAAAGCTATTCATATGACAAGTCTTGTGCTCCTTGAGAAT GAGCAGGAGTTCCAGCAGTTTAAAGAGGAATTGGAGGCAGCACACCTGCAGGAGTTGCAGCAG GTTCAAAATGCTTTGATCCAGCAACAGAACCAGTGGGAAatagagaaaacagaagagCTCAAAAAGCAACATGAGATACTGGAGGAAGTGAGCAGGAGGGCCTTGGAGACTGTAAAAGAAGagcaagaaagagagaggagaaatATGCTGTCCCTGCAGAACAAAGTAGTGGAGTTCCAGAAT AAGGTGCAGGAGCTGCAGTGTGAGAGACGGTTAcagcaacaagaacaacaggtggCCCAGAACACAATATGTGGTGCACTGAGAGAGGAGCAGCAGAGGGAGATACTCTGCCGCCGGCTGGACTTACAGCAG GACAAGGAGAGAGAGCTGGATAAGCTCAGGCTGGTGCTAGAGCAGGTGAAGGAGGAAAATGTGAAGCTGCGAACGAAGCTGACCAAAACTGCTCGGAGAGAGGAGGAGGCCCTGGCACAGGCTGAGTGCCAGCACAGGGCATGGGCACTGGATCTGGTCATGCAGTGCCAGCGCATTCAGGAGCTACTGCCCCAAACAGGGGCAACAGGGAGCCCCACACACCTCCCATACAGGTCTGCAACTAACTTACACTGTAAATATGTCTAA